A DNA window from Mesorhizobium sp. C432A contains the following coding sequences:
- a CDS encoding sugar ABC transporter permease: MTAITTTPPRARKLVGAGRRQWIGLLYVAPAVALVVVFFIIPLGMTAWMSLHNWPLMGEHFYIGFDNYRAILRDNRFWNALSFTAYYTVIVTIVIFAVAFPLALFIEKPRRLTGFYRTSFFMPAVVGFASASLLWSWLLNVDSGLFSPAAYDFGLTAKKFNLLATFQPAFWSIIAMVVWKVAGFTMIILMTGLQSIPTDLQEAAMIDGAGPFARFRAITLPLMRRTLALALILSIAGSILAFDQFYIILRGGPRNQTLTAVYWIFNQSFVSFKLGYGAALSMILLAILVALSLVQLWLLRKPEGID; this comes from the coding sequence ATGACCGCCATCACCACCACCCCGCCACGCGCCAGAAAACTCGTCGGCGCCGGCCGCCGGCAGTGGATCGGCCTGCTCTATGTCGCGCCGGCAGTGGCACTGGTCGTCGTCTTCTTCATCATCCCGCTCGGCATGACCGCGTGGATGTCGCTGCACAACTGGCCGCTGATGGGCGAGCATTTTTATATCGGCTTCGACAATTACCGGGCGATCCTGCGCGATAACCGTTTTTGGAACGCGCTGAGCTTCACCGCCTACTACACCGTGATCGTCACCATCGTGATCTTCGCCGTCGCCTTTCCGCTGGCGCTGTTCATCGAAAAGCCCAGGCGGCTGACCGGCTTTTACCGGACATCCTTCTTCATGCCGGCGGTCGTCGGCTTCGCCTCGGCCAGCCTGCTGTGGTCGTGGCTGCTCAATGTCGATTCCGGCCTGTTCAGCCCGGCCGCCTACGATTTCGGCCTGACCGCGAAAAAGTTCAACCTGTTGGCGACGTTCCAGCCGGCCTTCTGGTCGATCATCGCCATGGTCGTGTGGAAGGTGGCGGGCTTCACCATGATCATCCTGATGACCGGCCTGCAGTCGATCCCGACCGATCTGCAGGAAGCGGCGATGATCGACGGGGCAGGGCCGTTCGCGCGCTTTCGCGCCATCACCCTGCCGCTGATGCGCCGCACGCTGGCGCTGGCGCTGATCCTGTCGATCGCCGGCTCGATCCTCGCCTTCGACCAGTTCTACATCATCCTGCGCGGCGGCCCGCGCAACCAGACGCTGACCGCCGTGTACTGGATTTTCAACCAGTCCTTCGTCTCGTTCAAGCTCGGCTATGGTGCGGCGCTGTCGATGATCCTGCTGGCCATACTGGTGGCGCTCAGCCTGGTTCAGCTCTGGCTGCTGCGCAAGCCGGAGGGCATCGACTGA
- a CDS encoding LacI family DNA-binding transcriptional regulator translates to MPSDTSPAPAKQPITLREVAAMAGVSVATASKALNGQGRMTAETRQRIRETAQRLGFRPNSLAQSLLRRRSFTVGLLTNDTYGRFSLPVMSGISDALVDAGVSVFMCNVEDDPRLAQLHVEAMLDKRIDGIIASGKRIDRHLPVDLANLGVPVIYAFSQPDPDAIAFVSDDAGGARLAVEHFCRLGRRRIAHVSGPESFAVVNERAQAFRDVLAAHGLPVTEPLLGSWSEAWGHEAVGKLFDGPTLFNNKGEKPDAVFCGNDQIARGVIDALRERGLGVPGDVGVIGFDNWEIVAEATRPPLTSVDMNLAALGREAGLTLLSLVGGQPAAPGIRKLPCRLVVRQSCGRPLGG, encoded by the coding sequence ATGCCCTCCGACACGTCGCCAGCACCCGCCAAACAACCCATCACCCTGCGTGAAGTGGCGGCGATGGCTGGCGTCAGTGTGGCCACCGCGTCGAAGGCGCTGAACGGGCAGGGGCGGATGACGGCCGAGACGCGGCAGCGCATTCGCGAGACGGCGCAGCGGCTGGGCTTTCGTCCCAACAGCCTGGCGCAGAGCCTGCTGCGGCGCCGCTCCTTTACCGTCGGCCTGTTGACCAACGATACCTATGGCCGCTTTTCGCTGCCGGTCATGTCGGGCATTTCGGACGCGCTGGTCGATGCCGGCGTGTCGGTGTTCATGTGCAATGTCGAGGACGATCCGCGGCTGGCGCAGCTGCATGTCGAGGCGATGCTGGACAAGCGCATCGACGGCATAATCGCCAGCGGCAAGCGCATCGACCGCCATTTGCCGGTCGACCTCGCCAATCTCGGCGTGCCCGTCATCTACGCCTTCAGCCAGCCCGATCCCGATGCCATCGCCTTCGTCTCCGACGATGCCGGCGGCGCGCGGCTGGCGGTCGAGCATTTTTGCCGCCTCGGGCGGCGGCGCATCGCCCATGTCAGCGGTCCCGAAAGTTTTGCCGTGGTGAATGAGCGGGCACAGGCTTTTCGCGATGTGCTGGCCGCGCACGGCCTGCCGGTGACCGAGCCCTTGCTCGGCTCGTGGTCGGAAGCCTGGGGGCATGAAGCCGTCGGAAAGCTGTTCGACGGCCCAACGCTCTTCAACAACAAGGGGGAGAAACCCGACGCCGTGTTCTGCGGCAACGACCAGATCGCGCGCGGCGTGATCGATGCGCTGCGCGAGCGCGGCTTAGGCGTGCCTGGCGATGTCGGCGTCATCGGCTTCGACAATTGGGAGATCGTGGCCGAGGCGACCCGCCCGCCGCTGACCTCGGTCGACATGAACCTGGCAGCGCTCGGCCGCGAGGCCGGCCTCACACTGCTTTCGCTCGTCGGCGGCCAACCCGCCGCGCCGGGCATTCGAAAACTGCCGTGCCGGCTGGTGGTGCGTCAGTCATGCGGCCGTCCATTGGGCGGCTAG
- a CDS encoding sugar ABC transporter substrate-binding protein, which produces MKTVITGFALAASIIALPAMAADTANIWVRADGSNFMPRIVDAFNKGHENQVKLDIIPNAEIIPKYGAAAAGGTAPDALSLDLIYTPSFAAAGQLEDITDWAKSLPYFASLSPAHVKTGTYKDHIYGLPFSADASVLIWNKKLFKQAGLDPDKGPANWAEIEADAEKVNALGGDIKGFYFSGNCGGCNIFTFTPLIWASGGDILSEDGSKATLDSPQLRGAIDLYRSMVKKDLVPAGAQTDTGANFFAAFATGNIGISPSGAFAIGALNTQYPDIDYGVTFLPGKDSGWSSFAGGDNFVVTKGTKKLAVVKEFLDFAYSLEGQTILAKYGSLPVRGDIAKEALKDLDPRYQIAAEAMAKGRTPYSVVFNDLINSANGPWTQMINEVVFGDDVDGAIANAQETMQSIIDQAQK; this is translated from the coding sequence ATGAAAACCGTGATTACCGGGTTCGCGCTCGCCGCGAGCATCATTGCCTTGCCTGCAATGGCCGCCGACACCGCCAACATCTGGGTTCGCGCCGACGGCTCGAACTTCATGCCGCGCATCGTCGATGCCTTCAACAAGGGCCATGAGAACCAGGTCAAGCTGGACATCATTCCCAATGCCGAGATCATCCCGAAATATGGCGCCGCCGCCGCCGGCGGCACGGCGCCCGACGCGCTGTCGCTCGACCTGATCTACACGCCGTCCTTTGCCGCCGCCGGCCAGCTCGAAGACATCACCGACTGGGCGAAATCGCTGCCCTATTTCGCCAGCCTGTCGCCGGCGCATGTCAAGACCGGCACCTACAAGGACCACATTTACGGGCTGCCGTTCTCGGCCGACGCCTCGGTGCTGATCTGGAACAAGAAGCTGTTCAAGCAGGCGGGGCTCGATCCCGACAAGGGGCCGGCCAACTGGGCCGAGATCGAGGCCGATGCCGAAAAGGTCAACGCGCTCGGCGGCGACATCAAGGGCTTCTACTTCTCCGGCAATTGCGGCGGCTGCAACATCTTCACCTTCACGCCGCTGATCTGGGCCTCGGGCGGCGACATCCTCTCCGAGGACGGCTCGAAGGCGACGCTGGACAGCCCGCAGCTGCGCGGCGCCATCGACCTCTACCGCTCGATGGTCAAGAAGGATCTGGTGCCGGCCGGCGCGCAGACCGACACCGGCGCCAACTTCTTTGCCGCCTTCGCCACCGGCAATATCGGCATTTCGCCGTCCGGCGCCTTCGCCATCGGCGCGCTCAACACGCAGTATCCGGATATCGACTATGGCGTCACCTTCCTGCCGGGCAAGGACAGCGGCTGGTCTTCGTTTGCCGGCGGCGACAATTTCGTCGTCACCAAGGGCACCAAGAAGCTCGCTGTGGTGAAGGAGTTTCTCGACTTCGCCTATTCGCTCGAAGGCCAGACCATCCTGGCCAAATACGGCAGCCTGCCGGTGCGCGGCGACATCGCCAAGGAGGCGCTGAAAGATCTCGATCCGCGCTACCAGATCGCCGCCGAAGCCATGGCCAAGGGCCGCACGCCCTATTCCGTGGTGTTCAACGACCTGATCAACTCGGCCAACGGTCCGTGGACGCAGATGATCAACGAGGTCGTCTTCGGCGACGACGTCGATGGCGCCATCGCCAATGCGCAGGAGACCATGCAGTCGATCATCGACCAGGCGCAGAAATAA
- a CDS encoding adenylate/guanylate cyclase domain-containing protein — MAEIRAQRRLAAILAADVVGFSRLMEHDEAGTLAALKARRRDVLVPLVARYHGRVVKVMGDGVLVEFGSAVDAVQCAVELQKGFTGANESVAEPYRIVLRIGINLGDVIVEGSDLYGDGVNVAARLEGLAEPGGIYVSATVHDHVTGKLTLAFDDLGEHALKNIAKPVQVYRAGTGGTGKHAVQPVHQLPDKPSIAVLPFVNMSGDPEQEYFSDGITEDIITDLSKVSGLSVVARNTVFTFKGKAVLIEEVAKKLNVAYVLEGSVRKAGGRVRITAQLINGLGGDHTWAERYDRTLDDIFKLQDEISKTIVDVLKVKLLPEELETITNRSTDNPEAYETLLMGRSFLNRGVETKFIKTAQRLFARAVEVDPNYARAYAALADCEWLLLTCNDPDASFEAVLSNSSRALELEPGLADAHASRGGALFVNGRYAEAEVEFERALELDASSSDTYFAYGRNCFIQGQYEKAAGLYQRAVSLSPDDYRVWTNLGMVNVSLGRSDDAKEAARQGVLRVEKEVKAHPDNATALCYGAAMLAEIGEIERALSWASRGEMFAGDNIPVQYNLGCFYAKLGKTEQAIDCLERQLTASHAYLVLRVPWMRQDSDLDSLRAHPRYIALVNRMVAQITATGARISAGHEGVKH; from the coding sequence ATGGCCGAGATTCGAGCCCAACGCCGCCTTGCCGCGATTCTAGCTGCTGATGTCGTTGGCTTTTCGCGCCTCATGGAGCACGACGAGGCTGGCACACTGGCCGCTCTCAAAGCGCGGCGGCGCGATGTTCTGGTTCCATTGGTTGCCCGGTACCACGGCCGCGTGGTCAAGGTGATGGGCGACGGTGTGCTGGTGGAATTTGGCAGTGCGGTTGATGCCGTCCAATGCGCCGTCGAACTGCAGAAGGGTTTTACCGGGGCCAACGAGAGCGTGGCCGAGCCCTACCGCATCGTCCTGCGTATCGGCATCAATCTGGGCGACGTCATCGTAGAGGGCAGCGATCTCTATGGCGACGGTGTCAACGTGGCAGCCCGGCTGGAGGGTCTGGCTGAGCCCGGGGGCATCTACGTCTCCGCCACCGTGCACGATCATGTCACCGGTAAGCTGACATTGGCGTTCGACGATCTCGGCGAGCACGCGCTCAAGAATATCGCAAAGCCGGTGCAGGTTTACCGCGCCGGAACAGGCGGGACCGGCAAACACGCGGTGCAACCGGTGCATCAACTCCCGGATAAACCATCGATCGCGGTTCTGCCCTTTGTCAACATGAGCGGCGATCCTGAGCAGGAGTACTTTTCCGACGGCATCACCGAGGACATTATCACCGACCTTTCGAAGGTGTCCGGGCTCTCCGTGGTCGCGCGTAATACCGTCTTTACCTTCAAGGGCAAGGCGGTATTGATCGAGGAAGTGGCGAAGAAGCTGAATGTTGCCTACGTCCTGGAGGGAAGTGTACGCAAGGCTGGAGGACGGGTGCGCATCACGGCTCAGCTAATCAATGGTCTTGGCGGTGACCATACCTGGGCCGAGCGATATGACCGGACGCTGGACGATATCTTCAAACTGCAGGACGAGATTTCCAAGACCATAGTCGATGTCCTCAAAGTGAAGCTGTTGCCCGAAGAACTGGAGACTATTACAAACCGCTCGACCGACAACCCAGAGGCTTACGAGACGCTGTTGATGGGCAGGTCGTTCCTCAACAGGGGAGTCGAGACGAAGTTTATCAAAACAGCGCAGCGACTGTTTGCTAGAGCTGTTGAAGTTGACCCAAATTATGCGCGCGCTTATGCCGCTTTGGCTGATTGTGAGTGGCTTCTGTTAACTTGCAACGATCCCGACGCCAGCTTCGAGGCAGTCCTTTCCAACAGCTCACGGGCGCTGGAACTTGAGCCAGGTCTCGCCGACGCCCATGCATCACGTGGCGGGGCCTTGTTCGTAAATGGCCGGTATGCCGAGGCGGAAGTCGAGTTCGAGCGAGCTTTAGAATTAGACGCTAGCTCTTCCGATACCTATTTCGCTTACGGCCGGAATTGTTTCATTCAAGGTCAATACGAGAAAGCTGCCGGTCTGTACCAGCGTGCTGTATCGTTGTCACCCGATGACTATCGGGTCTGGACCAATCTAGGGATGGTCAATGTTTCACTCGGCCGCAGCGACGACGCCAAGGAAGCAGCAAGGCAAGGTGTGCTGCGAGTGGAAAAGGAAGTCAAAGCGCATCCCGACAATGCCACCGCGCTATGTTACGGTGCCGCAATGCTGGCAGAAATTGGCGAGATTGAACGCGCGCTGTCGTGGGCCTCTCGTGGGGAAATGTTCGCCGGAGACAACATTCCGGTTCAGTACAACTTAGGCTGTTTTTATGCGAAGCTGGGCAAGACGGAGCAGGCTATCGATTGCCTTGAACGTCAGCTAACTGCATCACATGCTTACCTCGTTTTGCGCGTGCCTTGGATGCGTCAAGATAGCGACCTCGACTCGCTCCGCGCTCATCCCCGTTATATCGCGCTTGTCAATCGGATGGTGGCCCAAATAACCGCGACTGGGGCTCGAATATCAGCAGGCCACGAGGGAGTGAAGCATTGA